The window TCCGGCACGGTTACGCGGCGCACGTCTGTTCCATGCAGTTTCGCCTTGGCGGCATAATTCTCCGCAAAGATTGGCGGCGCTATTCTGTCGCGCGTTGCATTCACAAGTATCTGAGGCGTTCCAAAGGGGAACATGGCCACAGGTGATGTGTCGACATAGACATTGGGCCGCTCATTGCTTGCCATTCCGACAAGCTTTCGCACGGGTTCGGCATCACAAGTGTCGCCCGGCGGACTTTGGGCGGCTTCGAGGTCGGGCAATCCGCCAATGCTGATGGCTGCAGCGATCGGAAGTGGCCTTTCATGGAACAATGGGCTCATCTTCGGAATCCGGCTTCGGGCCGCAAGCCAAAGCGCGAGATGTCCTCCCGCCGAATGACCAAAGGCCACCACCCGTCCGGTTTCGAGATGATAGTGCGGACCATGTTTGCCGAGCGCATCGGCCGCTGCCGCCACATCGAGAAAGGTCCCCGGAAAGCCGCCACCGTTCCGGTCGACCCCGCGATACTCGATATTCCAGACTGCAATGCCGCGCGTGCGAAGATCATCAGCGATGTAATTCATGATGCTCGCATCGGCGATGTCGGTTTGCCAGCACCCGCCGTGTACCATGAGGACAACAGGGTGGGGGGCCTTACCCCTTGGTAACCAGAGGTCGGCAAACTGCAGCGGGTCAGGTCCATAGATTATCCTGACGTCAGCCTTGGGTCGCGGCCGATCAAGCAGGTCAGACCACTGCATCGTCCCGCCGCTGGCTGCTCCTATGCCGGCAATCGAAACAAACGTAGCACAGAGCCCCGCCAGCCATTTTTGCACTCTCATCCGCATGGGCGGGCCAATCCTTCTCGCTAGTGCCGGGCTGGCAAGACGTTCACCAGCACAGGACACCAATTAATACGCCAATTGGCAAGGGCTGGATGTTTCTTTCTGCTCGACAGCCTTGCAGAACCGGATCGAGCGCGCGCAAAGTCTCAGGACGATTGCTGGAAAAGGAGGGAAGCTCCCAAATCTCCCGTTTCTACTGGGCCGCAAACAAGGCTCTCGTTAGCGATTCTATCACCCAGCTCTTTGCCTGACAGCCATGCACATTCGACGCGAGGCCCGATCAGCCAGTCCCCGCAAACGCCGAGGCCAATGTCAGGGTTAAAAAGGGCGCGCTTGTCGGAGCCGGACGAAAGCGCGTATCTCCAGCGATGAGCGGCGCTGCACACTATTTCAGGCAAGGTCGCACCAATCGACTTCTGCAGCGCAATTAGAAGCGCCGACTCGATACGGGCAGGATCTTCCTCCAGATGTTCGCGAGACCAGGTTGGATTGGCCTGGACGACCCAGCATTCTGCAGCGCCGCGATCCGGCTTGGCATTGTTTCTGGCAGCCCAGGCAATCGGTCCGGAATCCTTCAGGATATTGTTGGCAAACGGAAGGCGGCTTGCGAATGCAAACATCGCAGACCAGCATGGCTGCGACCGGGCCTCCAGAGCAGCGCGTGCCATTGCGAAATCATGCAGCGAAAGCATCGGTGCTGCTTGCTCCGATGGAGTGGCGATCACCATGGTATCGAAAGGACCGCGCGTTCCGTGTTCGCCCGATATCCACCAGCCGCTGTGTTCCCTGAATAATCCTTTGACCAGAAAGCCGTATTCAACGCGATGCCGGGAAGCCATGTCGCGGATC of the Aquisediminimonas profunda genome contains:
- a CDS encoding alpha/beta hydrolase family protein, translated to MRMRVQKWLAGLCATFVSIAGIGAASGGTMQWSDLLDRPRPKADVRIIYGPDPLQFADLWLPRGKAPHPVVLMVHGGCWQTDIADASIMNYIADDLRTRGIAVWNIEYRGVDRNGGGFPGTFLDVAAAADALGKHGPHYHLETGRVVAFGHSAGGHLALWLAARSRIPKMSPLFHERPLPIAAAISIGGLPDLEAAQSPPGDTCDAEPVRKLVGMASNERPNVYVDTSPVAMFPFGTPQILVNATRDRIAPPIFAENYAAKAKLHGTDVRRVTVPDEGHVELIAPGTASWAAELAEIRRALGQPED
- a CDS encoding NAD(P)/FAD-dependent oxidoreductase produces the protein MRIGIVGAGMAGLSCADALSRRDHEVILFDKARGAGGRMSTRRLECDAGTMSFDHGAQYFTVRDREFSKLAADWSLRTVAAPWPEAGADAWVGLPGMNAVIRDMASRHRVEYGFLVKGLFREHSGWWISGEHGTRGPFDTMVIATPSEQAAPMLSLHDFAMARAALEARSQPCWSAMFAFASRLPFANNILKDSGPIAWAARNNAKPDRGAAECWVVQANPTWSREHLEEDPARIESALLIALQKSIGATLPEIVCSAAHRWRYALSSGSDKRALFNPDIGLGVCGDWLIGPRVECAWLSGKELGDRIANESLVCGPVETGDLGASLLFQQSS